The window GCTCGTTCAGTTCCGCCCAGCGTTCGACGGCCGATTCGAGTTCGTTTTGCAGCTGCTGCTCCTGATCGGTCAGCTTCTGCAGATGGGTGTAATCGGTGCCGCCTTTGGCGAGTTCCGCTTGCACGGCGGCGATGCCGTCTTCGAGTTCGGCGATGCGCTGTTCGATCGACTCGAATTCTTTTTGCTCTTTGTAGGTGAACTTGAGCTTTTTGGCAGGCGCTTCTGCGGCGGCTGCTTTCGGCGCTTCTTTGGCTTTGGCCGGCTTGTCTTGCTCCGGGGCGAGCAGTTCGCGCTCCGCCTGGTACTCGGAGTACATGCCGAGGTAGGTGCTGATGTTCGCGTTTCCTTCGAAGCAGATCAGCCTGTCGACGACGCGGTCGAGGAAGTAGCGGTCATGGGAGACGGTGACCACCGTGCCGTCGAAGTGATCGAGATAGTCTTCGAGGATGGTCAAAGTCTGGATGTCGAGGTCGTTGGTCGGCTCGTCGAGCAGGAGCACGTTCGGCTCGCTCATCAAGGTGCGCAAGAGGTACAGGCGGCGCTTCTCCCCGCCGGACAGCTTGGCGATCGGCGTCCACTGCGTGCTCGGCGGGAACAGGAAGCGCTCCAGCATCTGTCCGGCGGAGATCGTCTCGCCATCGATCGTGCGGATGTACGGGGCGGCTTCGCGGATGTATTCGATCACGCGCAGCTCTTCGTTCATCTCGATGCTCTCCTGCGTGTAGTAGGCCAGCTTGACGGTAGTGCCGGTGTCGACCGTGCCGCTGTCCGGCGCAATGTTCCCGGCGATGATGTCCATCAAGGTCGATTTGCCGCTGCCGTTCTTGCCGATGATGCCGATCCGGTCGCGCGGGCCGATCAGATAGGAGAAGTCGCGGATCAAGGTGCGGTCGCCGTATGACTTGGTGATGTGCTCCAGCTCAAACACTTTGTTGCCGAGGCGCTGCGAGCCGATGGCGATGTCCATCTTCGCCGCCGCTTTCTCCACTTTTTGATCGCGGAGATTCTCGGCGAACTCGACGCGGGCCTTTTGTTTGGTCGTGCGGGCTTTCGCGCCGCGCTGGAGCCAGGCCAGCTCGCGGCGGAGCAGGTTCTGGCGCTTGTCTTCGCTGGCCAGCGTCTGCTCTTCGCGCGCCGCTTTGTGCTCGAGAAACGTCTGGTAATTGCCTTGGTAGGAGTAGAGCTTGCCTTTGTCGAGCTCCAGAATGCGATTGGTCACGCGGTCGAGGAAGTAGCGGTCGTGCGTGATCAGCAGCAGCGCCGATTTGCTCTTCGCCAGATAGCTCTCCAGCCATTCGACCGTCTCGTTGTCGATGTGGTTGGTCGGCTCGTCGAGGATCAGCAGGTCGGACGGGCGGATCAGGGCGCGGGCCATGGCGACGCGCTTGCGCTGGCCTCCGGACAGGTTGCCGACGATGGCGCTGTAGTCGGTGATGCCGAGGCGGTTGAGGATCGTCTTGGCGTTCGCTTCCAGCTCCCAGGCGTTGCCGGCGTCCATCTCTTGGGACAGTTTGACGAGGCGGGCTTGCAGCGCTTCGTCTTCCGGGCGCTGGGCGAGGTCGGCGAGCAACTGCTCATAATCGCCGAGCAGCCGCAGCAGCGGGGAACTGCCTTGGAAGACCGACTGCAGGACGGTGAGCTTGTCGTCGAAAGCCGGATTCTGCGGGAGGTACTCGATCGTCGCGCCGTTCGTGCTGACGATCTGGCCGGAGTCGGCCTGTTCGACGCCGGCGATCGCCTTGAGCAGCGTCGATTTGCCGGTGCCGTTGACGCCGATCAGCCCGATGCGGTCGCTGTGGTCGATGCCGAAGGTGAGGTCTTGGAACAAGACTTTTTCGCCGTACGTTTTGGTGAGTCCGATGACAGATACGAGATTCATGTATATCAACCTTTTCTTGTGAGCTTTTTTCGCGGTACACCCTCTAGTGTAGCATGAAAAAACCCGCTTCGGTTAGCGGGTCTCGTCTCGCTTACTGCACTTCCATCACCGGCGCCTGCCATTTTTCCAGCGCATACGCCATGCCCCAGAAGGACAGCTCGT of the Tumebacillus sp. BK434 genome contains:
- a CDS encoding ABC-F family ATP-binding cassette domain-containing protein, yielding MNLVSVIGLTKTYGEKVLFQDLTFGIDHSDRIGLIGVNGTGKSTLLKAIAGVEQADSGQIVSTNGATIEYLPQNPAFDDKLTVLQSVFQGSSPLLRLLGDYEQLLADLAQRPEDEALQARLVKLSQEMDAGNAWELEANAKTILNRLGITDYSAIVGNLSGGQRKRVAMARALIRPSDLLILDEPTNHIDNETVEWLESYLAKSKSALLLITHDRYFLDRVTNRILELDKGKLYSYQGNYQTFLEHKAAREEQTLASEDKRQNLLRRELAWLQRGAKARTTKQKARVEFAENLRDQKVEKAAAKMDIAIGSQRLGNKVFELEHITKSYGDRTLIRDFSYLIGPRDRIGIIGKNGSGKSTLMDIIAGNIAPDSGTVDTGTTVKLAYYTQESIEMNEELRVIEYIREAAPYIRTIDGETISAGQMLERFLFPPSTQWTPIAKLSGGEKRRLYLLRTLMSEPNVLLLDEPTNDLDIQTLTILEDYLDHFDGTVVTVSHDRYFLDRVVDRLICFEGNANISTYLGMYSEYQAERELLAPEQDKPAKAKEAPKAAAAEAPAKKLKFTYKEQKEFESIEQRIAELEDGIAAVQAELAKGGTDYTHLQKLTDQEQQLQNELESAVERWAELNELAEEIARQKGAGR